From Arachis stenosperma cultivar V10309 chromosome 2, arast.V10309.gnm1.PFL2, whole genome shotgun sequence, one genomic window encodes:
- the LOC130963014 gene encoding uncharacterized protein LOC130963014, translating into MITISDERNVEEVHTQTEHFHDNPKEKYEERNHAPHPTHREELKKGDTLNPYAPFPQRLKGGIARRMYSRFLDMFASLDVNIPFIKALQQMPSYIKYIKELLAKKSSLKGGKTIKMNRECSALIQIEPPTKKKDPRSFHIPCAIGETMIDKGLYFVILEMEENHIHPIILGRPFLATAKALIDVERGELLLRIHDEHLTFNVFKPSQKADHDNKESKEDHSKELMEETSMGTQVSHLKTLMVDKQGGQKEQ; encoded by the exons ATGATCACTATAAGTGATGAAAGGAATGTAGAGGAAGTGCACACACAAACAGAACACTTCCACGACAATCCAAAGGAAAAGTATGAAGAGAGAAACCACGCACCCCATCCCACACATAGGGAGGAGCTAAAGAAAGGGGATACCCTAAATCCATATGCACCCTTTCCCCAAAGACTCAAAGGTGGTATAGCAAGGAGAATGTATTCAAGGTTCCTCGAcatgtttgcatctcttgatgtaaatataccattcattaaGGCCCTCCAACAAATGCCCTCCTACATCAAGTACATAAAGGAGCTGCTGGCCAAAAAGAGTTCATTGAAGGGTGGGAAAACAATAAAGATGAACAGAGAGtgcagtgctctcattcaaatagagccacctacaaagaagaaggatCCAAGGAGTTTTCATATTCCCTGTGCTATAGGAGAGACAATGATTGATAAAGGGCTCT ATTTTGTTATCCTGGAGATGGAAGAGAATCACATCCATCCCATCATCTTAGGgaggccattcttagccacagccAAAGCGCTTATAGATGTGGAGCGAGGAGAACTACTCTTaagaatacatgatgaacacCTCACCTTCAATGTCTTCAAACCCTCACAAAAAGCAGATCATGATAACAAAGAGTCAAAGGAAGACCACAGTAAGGAGCTGATGGAAGAGACAAGCATGGGAACACAAGTATCACACCTGAAAACCCTGATGGTTGACAAGCAAGGTGGTCAGAAGGAGCAATAG